The genomic window GTGCATTCGTACTAGGGAGCTGAATTTTCGAAGTTACTTCATGTGTGGTGCACATAATCCTACCAGGATACCTTAAAATGATTTTTCACAATTCGTATGACCAATAATTAGCACAcctacaattcaaatttgaattacttttTGAACTCAGCCGTAACTAATAAACAAAACAAATTTAGCAACAAGCCGAAGGAAATGGTCATCTCCCGGAATTAGCCATGCCACTAGTTATAGTTGTTTTTTTTTAATGTGGTGGTGAAATTTTCCAATGGACTTGTTGTACTTCATTCTCAAAAAAGCCAGTTTTGGTTATCAAAATCATTTGATAGAATTTGGAAGGTCTGGTTGGATATGTTGTTTGTCATGCCAATATGAAGCTATGTGCCCATATTTGGCAAATTATAACGAAGTATGACATGGGTTTGGCTATCAACATGGCATCTGGGTAGAAAATCAAGTTAAATCTTACATGATAGCATATTTTATGAAGGTTTTGTTTTACCAGTTTACCATATTACAAGTTCGGTAGTTTTTCCTGAGAACTAGGTCACATAAAGGACTCCACGCGTAAATTTTCCATTTTTTCAATTTACTTTGGTCTAATTCAAAATTAAGTCAAAACTTTGGCAAGTGTCCTATAGGAAATACTTGGCAAAGTTTCTGATTTGCCGAATATTTTTGGTTTGCTGAGTGCCGAATATTTTTGGTTTACTGAGTGTAACACTCGTCAAAGATTATGTTTACTGAGTACTCTTTTTTTTTTGCCTAGTATAGTCTAAAAAAAACTCGGCAAAGGTCTTGTTTGCCGAGTTCCGAATTAAAAAAAACTCAGTAACAGTTGGATATAGGAGAACGTGGCGTTTTCCGGTAGTGACGACGGCTTTAGTTCACTATTTGTGGGCAGTTTGTGGAGATAATCTGATTCAAATTCTATTTTTATCCATACAGCTATCTGGATCAAACCGACATAAGCAATTAGGAACACCTACTAAAAAGGCAAACGACAAGACTCGCTGGTATTCTTTTGTTTCTTCGAAGTATTGAGAGCTACGGCCAGAGTTTACTCAAGATAACATACAAATATGAGATCACATGATATAGCATAAATCCATCTGAATTGAATGAGAGGGTAATTCCAGGAGATGTATAACTGGGAACATTTTGTGTAGGCGTCCTTGTGCTCCCTTCATTCCAGATCAATATCCATTATTGATATTCCATGACTACATCCTATGACAAGCCTACACAATTTAAACGCTCTGGTTAATTTTTTAGAAGGTGTCGAAACTTCAGTATAGCCAAAAGCTAGCAGGTCAACTAATATTGATTTGTTCCTTCTCCATAATTTACTGAAGTCCCTTTCACAATTCTACATATCTAAATTCAATCTGTTTAGGAACTATTTTGATACCAAAAGAATTTGCCAAAAAAATCTGGGTTAAAGGATTTTTTTTTCATCCAGAACTTTGGAGAAGATAGTACATATATATCTAATTAAGCCAAAGTTAGTTTTTACTTGTAcattgaacttgttatttcaaacAAAGAAACAGTGTAGTTAACAAGACAAAATCTTAACAAGAAAATTCATTACCTTCCGGAGTCTGTAAATCCAACATGTCTAGGGTCCTTTCGAAAATGCATGTAGGTCTTCTTAAGCCTGTTAGGGGCAGAAGCCCATAGTTAGTTGCATCTTCAAACATAATATAAACCATATCATTCTGTCAAAAATATAATATAAACCATATCATATGATGTAGGCATATGTATGCGAGTGTGTACACACATTTGGAGGTTGGTTGTACCAAACTCTCTAAAAATACGTACCCTATCCTCGGTAGATAACGTGACAAAATTATAAGATTATGAATACATTCTCACAGTAAGGTTGTAAGGaagaacaatatttttttcatgaagaTAGGGCAGAAAAGCAATTAGTATATGAGAAAATTCATTTAGTTGTACTTTTCAGGCTTGTAAATGTTCCGTTGCACGGTAAAAATAATTTTGGGTCAAAATTTGATGTCTTGATTAATTGCAGTATCAAGGCCAATCAAACCAAATGCAAATCATGCATTATTCAAAattgagtagtactccctccatcccaaaataagtgtctcaactttatactaactctagtacaaagttgtactaaggttgagacacttattttgggacggagggagtatgtagtaCCAGAAAGTGGACTGGACTGAACCCATCGACTGCATGCATGTTGGCAATGGAAAGACAACTCGATCACTCttgtttgaaaaaataaaaaacagaTGTGGTACATACCTGTACGTATTGCAGTCCCAGACACGAATACTACCGTCACTTGAAATGGTGATTAACACCGGTTGTGTTGGGTGGCAAACGGTAGCAATTATGTGTTCTGTGGTTTCTGCAATCTGGAGTGTGTGGACATGTTCTTGTTTCAGCATATCCCATATCTGATTCAAAACAACAAATAGGAAAAGACATACATATGGAGATTATAGTCGCATATACATAGATGTATGCATATGGATTAATATTATGATATTGAATTCAGAACGCGATGCCCTCACTAATGCAGCCTCGCCGTCAATAGCAGCAATGAAATGCCGATCACCAGCGTATGTGAAAAGTTGGCTAGTCTCGTAGTCTTCTACTCCTTTTGTTGTGGCAATGGGATCGGGATGACCAATTCTCCACGCCTACACATTTCAAGAACATAGATAAAAATCTTATTTATTATCCCCAGTAGAGCAGCAACCTCACTGACAAGTAGCACTTCACTAAAGGATCAAGATCAAGATGGCACAAAGAATAACCACCCTCTTTAACTGGGCCAAGTCAAACGGACATTGGGGATGCAATTCTCCACTACTACACATAGGAATGCTAATGGAATAGGAACAGGTTGATAAGCAAAGACAAACCTTGACTTCCCCATCCTTGTCAAGGGCAGCGAAAATGCTACTATCCTTGGGGTTAAACATGACTTGTGTCACGGGTATAGAGATGTCAAATATTCCGGTACAAGACCAATTGCGGTTCCAGTCCCAAAGCTTCATCGACGGGGGATAACCACAGGTCAGCAGGAACGGACGAGTTGAGTGAACAGCCAATAAAGTGACACCTAAACGGTGAGCTCTGAATTCCTTGACTAGGTCCATTGTGGGATACATTCGCACATCGACGAACCCATTTGGGAGCCCCATTACAACCCATGACTTTCGAGTGATgaattttgcaaccacatcttcagGGCCCACCTTTCCACCTTCCAGATTAGACCATGACTTCCCAGGTAGAATTCCCATTATCCCATTGGTCTTCCAGTTCCAAATGTGAATACGGTTTCCATCTTCAGTGATTAGCACCCTGTACATTTTTTAGGAGACATAATTTCATCATAGAGAAATGCTTGGACATATACTACGTATGCGTGTAGAGTACATACGCCCTACACGACTTGATCGAGTTAAAAAAGTATGTATAAATTACTCACCATGGCTCCCTGGGATGCACATCTATGGATCTGACATGCATAGTTACTTCTTTTCCGAAGCCTATATCATTCGTCACTAACTGATACAACCACAAAACTAATAATCAAACCTTAGAAAATATCTCCCTGCAAAAAAAAGAGAATATCTAACTAATGATCTATTTATGCCTGGCATATACTTACAGCTCGATCGTTATCCTCAGATATGACCACGACAGCAGTCAACATAACCCGGTGCAGTTTGAACCCCAGCATCTCCTGAGTTACCTTGATTTCATCTTCGATGGACGCGCCTTCGTCAAAAGATAATGTTGATATCTGCTGATTGACAACGTCCACATCGGTATCTGTGATGAACATCAGTACCTCGAATTTTTCAACGTCTAAGGGAGGATCCTTTTCAGCTTTCCTGGACAATGGGATAGCTACTGTATACATTGGCGACATAAAGCCACTTAATCTACCGTGGTACCTATTCGGAACTTCAGGTATAATCATAAACCAGACTCCAGCATCTGTGTGCTTGTTGGTAAGGCTGATTTCACAATGCATCTTCCGGTTTGGCACGAAGGGGAACCTGAGCTCGAGAGGGTAGAAATCGACCAGCTCAGTCCCAGGGAACGCAGTGGGGGCGACCTGCATGCATGAATTATTACGTAACCGACTGTACATGACGAACTCAATCAAGTTGAGTTGGCATATATACAATTTGTGGAGTTAGAATTTACACTGATAAACCTTCGTCAAAAGTGAATCATACGCACCTTTTCTATGGAAGACCATGGAATCATGTTCTCTAGATCATTCAGGTCACGAGTTACTTCATGTATGGTTGGTCTGTTATGTTTGTCAGGGTCCTTGCAGTTTAGAGCTATTTCGGCACACTTCCTCGCTCGTGGGCAGTCTATGTTGTCTAAATAATCATCCAGCTGCAATTTAAGTTTCAGCAATCAGTAAAGCATAACGAAGTACACAACATATATACACATGTATTGCAGATATTTGGTAGGCCATGATTGATTGACAACAAGTGTTAGTTTAAAAAAATATACATAACTCCTAGCTTGTAGTACAACAAAGCACTGGCCATTGGTATTTTTTTATCTCAAATACGTAAACAAAGTACGAAAAGCTAGATGCCCAGGCCCATATGTCCAGATGACATGGAAGCTGACTCAATGGACAACTCTTCCTGATATTGAGTATCGGAGATACAACATGAAAGGTGCAGTGCGACTAGCCACATCTATTTGGCAGAATTTGACACATTTTATATAAGTATAAATTTGACATAATTCAGTAAGCCCCCAACTAATATGCTTATGAGCTTCCCACGAGCGCATTCCAAACGCATCGTCCTAACAAGTGGGTCCACCTTGTAGTTGGTACAAAAATAGTACAAATTTGGATAAACTCATCAAGAGGTCACTCCTAATGGATAAAATGTGGCAAAAAGATAAATATACTAAATGTTGTCATAAGATCACAATTAGGGGTTCAAAATGGACTATTTTCTATATAACGATAGTACGAATGAGTAAAGTTTAACATCATTCAAGAAAGCCAACCAGTGTCTCCTTACACTATTAAGATCTATCTTGTCAATCCCTGTTAATAGTTCTATGATAATAATGCCCAAAGCGTATACATCTGACTTTAATGATATTTCTCCTTTGTCTATGGTTTCTGGTGCAATATATCGCCTGCACTGACAATGGTGAATGTCAATTTGATGTGTCATTGGACAAAGCAAATTTAACAAACAGAGAAGAGATCGTTTTAGCTTACATTGTTCCAAGTATGTTTTGAGTAATAATAGATTGTCCTTGATCCAAGTATCTGGATAAACCAAAATCTGTTATTTTTGGCTCCATTTGAGCATCCAACATAACATTTTCAGGTTTCAAATCAAGATGGTTAATGAGTTTTCCATGAAGAAAGTGTAACCCTTGACAAATTCCTCTAATCATTTGGTACCGTAGAGGCCAGTCGTCTCCTTGACATTTGTctgcaaaaagaaacaaaagaacgTCCAGACTAGGTAATATATTCTCCCTTCATGTCCACGAGCTTTGCTCGTGGGTTAAATATCGAAAATGTCCATAACAGCGTAAAAGTATTAAGAAATAATTAATTAACCAGATGAGAAACTAAGTATAGGAAATTAATCACAAGGCAATAAAGTTATTGTTGAATTAATTATATGATAAATGATGAATATTCAAAGTTGGATCATGTCCAAAAATAACTAACTTACTCGGGTCAGCAACACTTATGAAGTACCAATTTATATTTAAGTGATAAATGAAGTTGTCAGACCTACATACCTCCTTGAAGATAATGCTTAATGTTTCCGTTAGGAAGATATTCAAAGCATAGCAACTTCTGTTGCGCCTCTCCCAATACATTTTTTCCATTGAACTCAAGCAATTCTCCCTGGGATTCTGAACAATAGCCTAAAAATCTTACTATATTCCTGTGCTTTGCCTTTTTCAAACACGTGATCTCATCTAGAAATTGCTTTTCAGGCAAAGCATGCAGATTCAGTAGCTTCTTCACAGCAACATTCCCATTTCGTAGAACTCCCTGCTTTGCTCATGGTAGCATCGATATGAGCATTTTGCTCAACTACTGTAAAAATAAACCATTTGCGAGGCAATCAAAAACAGGACAACCATACCTGGTAAACAACTCCAAACCCACCACCACCAATTTCATTAGAAAAATTGTCTGTAATGGACCTCAAAAGACCATAGGATAGCTTGATAGGATCTACACTTGCATCACTCATTATGTGCTCCAATGCTGCCACTTCACTTGCTTCGTCATCCATCTCTAATTAAAAAAATATCCATTCATATAAGAACAAGTGCGGAGAAATATATATTCATATCTTTAGACAATCACATATATATATACTCCTGGGTGGGTGTACGTTCTCCCATATTCAATATACCTCATATACAAGGGTATTATACCTCTTTATCATTCTCAATATACCTCATTAATTATTCTAAGATACCTCAATACATGTAGTACGAAAAAAAATCATCGAAGCCCTTATTTTTCTAATATACCCTTTTACATACGGAAAGCAGTATACATGATAATAATTGAAGGTATATAGACTCAAATGAAATTTTTCACAAAACTCACTTTGGGGTATCTAGTATTCAGTAATGAAGTGCTAGCactgtgcccgtgcgttgcaacggatccaaagtagaataatacttgttcacaaaAGAAAAcgctctagttttgatatacatatatcactaaaaatatattatgttacactcaaaatatattcctcatACTGTTTTGACGAGGTGATGGAGGGATGTAGTTGGTTTCAACAtactaaggggttttctgcaaattgaagCAGAGAAGTGAGCTATTGTTGTAAAAAgaccacaacttacctcacagccgttacaTGCAGATccaatggtcagaaatgacggatggcagacacaccatcatcaccaactaatccttttataggagtagagatattaAAGTAATAAAGAGGTATAACTGACTCAACTTTGTGGTATATTGGATGTGGGAGTACGCACATCCAATACCATCGCATTTTTCTATATATATTGTTTGTTCATTGTAGAAAATGTCATAAACTACTCCACTGAAACAAGGGAGTCCTACACCAAAACTCAAAACAGATACTTCTCAACACATGACAGGAATGATCAAACTGTCAAAAGGTATTGAAACCTTTCTAGGGACGATATCTTTATATTTATTGAAGCATCGTCGGAGAGTATTTTGGCGACGTGATCTATGGTGCAAAGTTATGTAGCCTGCTCGAGCCAGCGCGTCAACCTTTAGAAGTCCTCTTCTTTGGAAGGAAGGTGCATCTTAAGGCCAAGATATGTGGCATTGAAAATGAAGCTTTGATTGAATGGAAGGTAATAGAAATAAGAGAATGGATCGTTTAAACATGGGTTTTTATCATTTCTGCCACTATGACCAACCCCAATCTCAGTTGTACCATTTGACTGATCGGACTCCAATCTTCCACTGCTCCGTTACAACACTTTTCAGTTTTGCCATTCCGCCATCTCTTCACCGTTAGTCTATAATCAGTTTTTCTATTTCAGATTCTCCACCCCTTTCTCTTAATTTTATATCTCACTAATTGGTTGTACCTATATGTTATCACTTGACAAATCCAAAGCAATAGTTCACCACGCGGGCGCCTCCTGCCGCCAGCAAAATGCCACTCCGTGGTGTCTCCTTAGAACAGTTGTTTATTAAATTTTGCATCATGTGGTTGGTTAGTAGCTTACAAGGGTAGCAATAGATAGTGCAGTGATATTCCTATCTCCAGTTAAAATCGAAACCTCCATGCCTACATGTGAAAGAGATTCTATCACTTCTGGTACCCTGTTTAGATTTGACTTATTCGGCTTTGATGCCTAGCTTTGTCTAGCTTTGAACAATGAATAATATGTGGGTGTATACATCAACCAATGTAAAGGCTGATATTATCCTCCTTTCCGAAAAAATTACTATTGTGCTAGCATTCTCGTATACTAACTATCAGTTCTCAAATTCAGGCTAACTCAATTCATGCATACCAGAGAATACTTGTTAGAACAAGTGATGATATTTGTGGAGATGTGACTTTGTAGAAAGTACATTGTCCAACTCTTTGTCGGTAATCAAAACATTAAACTGTCAACACCTTTGACATATTAAATGTATTTCATACTGCCCCAACTCTTCAAATGGCAAAACTGATTATGGACTAGCGGTGGAGAGATGATGGAATGG from Triticum aestivum cultivar Chinese Spring chromosome 3B, IWGSC CS RefSeq v2.1, whole genome shotgun sequence includes these protein-coding regions:
- the LOC123072900 gene encoding uncharacterized protein isoform X2; translated protein: MDDEASEVAALEHIMSDASVDPIKLSYGLLRSITDNFSNEIGGGGFGVVYQGVLRNGNVAVKKLLNLHALPEKQFLDEITCLKKAKHRNIVRFLGYCSESQGELLEFNGKNVLGEAQQKLLCFEYLPNGNIKHYLQGDKCQGDDWPLRYQMIRGICQGLHFLHGKLINHLDLKPENVMLDAQMEPKITDFGLSRYLDQGQSIITQNILGTMRYIAPETIDKGEISLKSDVYALGIIIIELLTGIDKIDLNSLDDYLDNIDCPRARKCAEIALNCKDPDKHNRPTIHEVTRDLNDLENMIPWSSIEKVAPTAFPGTELVDFYPLELRFPFVPNRKMHCEISLTNKHTDAGVWFMIIPEVPNRYHGRLSGFMSPMYTVAIPLSRKAEKDPPLDVEKFEVLMFITDTDVDVVNQQISTLSFDEGASIEDEIKVTQEMLGFKLHRVMLTAVVVISEDNDRALVTNDIGFGKEVTMHVRSIDVHPREPWVLITEDGNRIHIWNWKTNGIMGILPGKSWSNLEGGKVGPEDVVAKFITRKSWVVMGLPNGFVDVRMYPTMDLVKEFRAHRLGVTLLAVHSTRPFLLTCGYPPSMKLWDWNRNWSCTGIFDISIPVTQVMFNPKDSSIFAALDKDGEVKAWRIGHPDPIATTKGVEDYETSQLFTYAGDRHFIAAIDGEAALIWDMLKQEHVHTLQIAETTEHIIATVCHPTQPVLITISSDGSIRVWDCNTYRLKKTYMHFRKDPRHVGFTDSGRLVIGCSHGISIMDIDLE
- the LOC123072900 gene encoding uncharacterized protein isoform X1, which gives rise to MSDDEMDDEASEVAALEHIMSDASVDPIKLSYGLLRSITDNFSNEIGGGGFGVVYQGVLRNGNVAVKKLLNLHALPEKQFLDEITCLKKAKHRNIVRFLGYCSESQGELLEFNGKNVLGEAQQKLLCFEYLPNGNIKHYLQGDKCQGDDWPLRYQMIRGICQGLHFLHGKLINHLDLKPENVMLDAQMEPKITDFGLSRYLDQGQSIITQNILGTMRYIAPETIDKGEISLKSDVYALGIIIIELLTGIDKIDLNSLDDYLDNIDCPRARKCAEIALNCKDPDKHNRPTIHEVTRDLNDLENMIPWSSIEKVAPTAFPGTELVDFYPLELRFPFVPNRKMHCEISLTNKHTDAGVWFMIIPEVPNRYHGRLSGFMSPMYTVAIPLSRKAEKDPPLDVEKFEVLMFITDTDVDVVNQQISTLSFDEGASIEDEIKVTQEMLGFKLHRVMLTAVVVISEDNDRALVTNDIGFGKEVTMHVRSIDVHPREPWVLITEDGNRIHIWNWKTNGIMGILPGKSWSNLEGGKVGPEDVVAKFITRKSWVVMGLPNGFVDVRMYPTMDLVKEFRAHRLGVTLLAVHSTRPFLLTCGYPPSMKLWDWNRNWSCTGIFDISIPVTQVMFNPKDSSIFAALDKDGEVKAWRIGHPDPIATTKGVEDYETSQLFTYAGDRHFIAAIDGEAALIWDMLKQEHVHTLQIAETTEHIIATVCHPTQPVLITISSDGSIRVWDCNTYRLKKTYMHFRKDPRHVGFTDSGRLVIGCSHGISIMDIDLE